The Polyangium spumosum genome includes a window with the following:
- a CDS encoding VIT domain-containing protein, giving the protein MRRRLSRLALLVLAQALASCGPGPTIVTGPQSAAFGGAAGEQEATLGDLPVVPVRWEVIPAAPLEVAGGDRGGAPVSLTSPDGVGLVIESLDVAAAVLDPLAFTELHFVFKNPEPRTIEGRFELVLPPGATISRFAMKNADGWKEGEVVELQAARVAYEDFLHRKADPALLEKQAGNRFQARVFPIPASGEKEIIVSYSQSLASRADPYRAHLRGLPRLGKFDMRVIERRRGDKGEPVRRMHAFKQANFAPDRDFVLPLGASASAVGLRHEELAVARVTPVAENRPEPVRNLLVLLDTSASRALDLEAQAERLAALLAALPDEMGSDMPIAVACFDQALEPVYMGPRRGFGRKEIEAILRRKALGASDLGLALGSAAGYVKKQGGKFTRALLLTDGIPTAGPTKAADLAAELGRLKDAGIRRLDALVAGGIRDEALLHGLTTGTFPQDGVVLDAAESPQKLAERLGRATVSGLRVHVPGAKWVYPEKLDGVQPGDEALVFAEIPPSAPFEVEVKGPSGTARTKIQTDFAERPLLERAATRANIERLSREMDAATDEGRREALRREIISLSTRFRVLSDLTALLVLETEDDYARFGIDRTALADILVVGRSGVELMQRKGGPVTIATSPADGAEDTKTVARNGDEKERKKKDTGGAPSPPAAAPVAEAEPPPPPPPPPPSETLSREALKEEAAPEPAQQAPAAEARPAPSPPRAAAKPAPAATATAGAARPGSRNHAVPLTDPRGNGSAGAASPSWRPPPERRPPPPPRDEFEEDDDATDKGVAPYEGKFADVMNLVQAKKHTEALAMAAAWHKDEPGDALALVALGEAFEGLGDLGQAARAYGSIIDLFPSRADLRRFAGARLERIGNREGGVPFLVVDNYEKAVASRPDHPSGHRLLAFALARAGQFVEAFEVITEAFLRRYPSGRFAGVRRVLADDVGILAAALIRAKPERRAAVEKTLRELGVPLATRASLRFVLTWETDANDVDFHIRDGRRGHAYYSRRKLRSGGELFADVTTGYGPECFAIDGRAAAYPYKLQAHYYSKGPMGYGMGKLQIVEHDGNGELRMEERPFVVMTDRAFVDLGVVNGKLPAPPR; this is encoded by the coding sequence ATGCGCCGCCGCCTCTCCCGCCTCGCCCTCCTCGTCCTCGCTCAGGCCCTCGCGAGCTGCGGCCCGGGGCCGACGATCGTCACGGGCCCGCAATCCGCGGCGTTCGGCGGCGCGGCCGGCGAGCAGGAGGCGACGCTCGGGGACCTGCCGGTCGTCCCCGTGCGCTGGGAGGTGATCCCGGCGGCGCCGCTCGAGGTCGCGGGGGGCGATCGGGGCGGCGCGCCCGTCTCGCTCACCTCGCCCGACGGCGTCGGCCTCGTGATCGAGTCGCTCGACGTCGCGGCGGCCGTCCTCGACCCGCTCGCCTTCACCGAGCTGCATTTCGTCTTCAAGAACCCCGAGCCCCGCACGATCGAGGGGCGGTTCGAGCTCGTCCTGCCGCCCGGGGCCACGATCAGCCGGTTCGCCATGAAAAACGCGGACGGCTGGAAGGAGGGCGAGGTCGTCGAGCTCCAGGCGGCGCGTGTCGCCTACGAGGATTTCCTCCACCGCAAGGCCGACCCCGCGCTGCTCGAGAAGCAGGCCGGCAACCGCTTCCAGGCCCGGGTGTTCCCCATTCCGGCCTCGGGCGAAAAGGAGATCATCGTCTCCTATTCGCAGTCGCTCGCCTCGCGCGCCGATCCCTATCGCGCCCATCTCCGGGGCCTGCCGCGCCTGGGCAAGTTCGACATGCGCGTCATCGAACGCCGACGTGGGGACAAGGGCGAGCCGGTGCGCCGCATGCACGCCTTCAAGCAGGCGAATTTCGCGCCAGACCGTGATTTCGTGCTCCCGCTCGGCGCGAGCGCGTCCGCCGTGGGCCTGCGTCACGAGGAGCTCGCCGTCGCGCGGGTCACGCCCGTCGCCGAGAATCGCCCCGAGCCGGTGCGGAACCTGCTCGTCCTTCTGGACACGAGCGCCTCGCGCGCGCTCGACCTGGAGGCGCAGGCCGAGCGCCTCGCCGCGCTGCTCGCCGCCCTCCCGGACGAGATGGGCAGCGACATGCCCATTGCGGTCGCTTGCTTCGATCAAGCGCTCGAACCCGTGTACATGGGGCCGAGGAGGGGGTTTGGTCGCAAGGAGATCGAGGCCATTCTGCGGCGCAAGGCGCTCGGCGCCTCCGACCTCGGGCTCGCGCTCGGGAGCGCGGCGGGGTACGTGAAGAAGCAGGGCGGGAAATTCACGCGGGCCTTGCTCCTCACGGACGGCATTCCCACGGCCGGGCCCACGAAGGCGGCCGACCTCGCGGCGGAGCTCGGGCGCCTGAAGGACGCGGGCATTCGTCGGCTCGACGCCCTCGTGGCGGGCGGCATTCGTGACGAGGCGCTGCTGCACGGGCTCACGACGGGCACCTTCCCGCAGGACGGCGTGGTCCTCGACGCGGCCGAGAGCCCACAAAAGCTCGCCGAGCGCCTCGGCCGCGCCACCGTCTCGGGGCTCCGGGTGCACGTCCCCGGCGCGAAATGGGTGTACCCGGAAAAACTCGACGGCGTGCAGCCCGGCGACGAGGCGCTCGTCTTTGCGGAGATCCCGCCGAGCGCGCCCTTCGAGGTCGAGGTGAAGGGGCCCTCCGGGACGGCGCGGACGAAGATCCAGACCGATTTCGCCGAGCGCCCGCTGCTCGAACGCGCGGCGACGCGGGCGAACATCGAGCGCCTCTCGCGCGAGATGGACGCGGCCACGGACGAGGGGAGGCGCGAGGCGCTCCGGCGCGAGATCATCTCGCTCTCCACGCGGTTCCGGGTGCTCTCCGATCTCACGGCGCTGCTCGTCCTGGAGACGGAGGACGATTACGCTCGTTTTGGCATCGACCGGACCGCGCTCGCGGACATCCTCGTGGTCGGTCGCTCGGGCGTCGAGCTCATGCAACGCAAAGGCGGCCCGGTGACCATTGCGACGAGCCCGGCCGACGGCGCGGAGGACACGAAGACCGTCGCCAGGAACGGGGACGAAAAGGAGCGGAAAAAGAAGGACACGGGCGGCGCACCTTCGCCGCCGGCCGCGGCGCCCGTGGCCGAAGCGGAGCCGCCGCCGCCGCCACCTCCTCCTCCGCCATCGGAGACGCTCTCGCGCGAAGCGCTCAAAGAGGAGGCGGCACCCGAGCCTGCCCAGCAAGCCCCGGCCGCAGAGGCGCGCCCCGCGCCGAGCCCGCCCCGCGCCGCCGCGAAGCCCGCCCCCGCGGCGACGGCGACCGCGGGCGCGGCCCGTCCGGGCAGCCGCAATCATGCCGTCCCGCTCACGGATCCCCGGGGAAATGGCTCGGCAGGCGCCGCCTCGCCATCGTGGCGACCGCCGCCCGAGCGAAGGCCGCCGCCGCCGCCTCGCGACGAATTCGAGGAGGACGACGACGCGACGGATAAGGGCGTCGCCCCGTACGAAGGCAAATTCGCCGACGTGATGAACCTCGTCCAGGCGAAAAAACACACCGAAGCGCTGGCCATGGCCGCCGCGTGGCATAAGGACGAGCCGGGAGACGCGCTCGCGCTCGTCGCGCTCGGTGAGGCCTTCGAGGGGCTCGGCGACCTCGGGCAGGCCGCGCGCGCGTATGGCTCGATCATCGACCTCTTCCCGTCCCGCGCCGACCTGCGCAGGTTCGCCGGCGCGCGGCTCGAGCGGATCGGCAATCGCGAAGGCGGCGTCCCCTTCCTCGTCGTCGACAACTACGAAAAGGCCGTCGCGTCGCGGCCCGATCACCCCTCGGGGCACAGGCTCCTCGCGTTTGCCCTGGCGCGCGCCGGCCAGTTTGTCGAGGCGTTCGAGGTGATCACCGAGGCCTTCCTGCGTCGCTATCCGAGCGGCCGATTCGCCGGCGTCCGCCGCGTCCTCGCCGACGACGTCGGCATCCTCGCGGCCGCGCTCATCCGCGCCAAACCCGAGCGCCGCGCCGCGGTGGAAAAGACCCTGCGCGAGCTCGGCGTCCCCCTCGCGACGCGCGCCTCGCTCCGGTTCGTCCTCACGTGGGAGACGGACGCGAACGACGTCGATTTCCACATCCGCGACGGTCGCCGCGGGCACGCCTATTACAGCAGGAGGAAGCTCCGCTCCGGCGGCGAGCTCTTCGCCGACGTCACGACGGGATACGGCCCCGAGTGCTTCGCCATCGACGGCCGCGCCGCGGCCTACCCGTACAAGCTGCAGGCACATTATTACTCGAAGGGCCCGATGGGGTACGGCATGGGCAAGCTGCAGATCGTCGAGCACGACGGCAATGGCGAGCTCCGGATGGAGGAGCGGCCCTTCGTGGTCATGACCGACCGGGCGTTCGTGGATCTCGGCGTCGTCAACGGGAAGCTCCCGGCGCCTCCGCGTTGA
- a CDS encoding Hsp20/alpha crystallin family protein has protein sequence MLMRFGDVNRTFAAMDELRRRMDRLFDEYDSRGNAWPRSSFFFEPFEAGQASRTVATWPRLSVHDKGDALVIAADVPGMKESDLKLEIDQDVLTLSGERKADVPEGYAIHKRERAPVKFSRSVALPCKVDAEKASAALKDGVLTLTLTKAPEARPRQIAVKSAS, from the coding sequence ATGTTGATGCGATTCGGGGACGTGAACAGGACCTTTGCCGCCATGGATGAGCTTCGCCGGAGAATGGACCGGCTGTTCGACGAGTACGATTCTCGAGGAAACGCCTGGCCGCGCTCGTCATTTTTCTTCGAGCCCTTCGAGGCCGGCCAGGCGTCGCGCACGGTCGCGACGTGGCCGCGCCTCTCCGTCCACGACAAGGGCGACGCGCTGGTGATCGCGGCCGACGTTCCCGGAATGAAAGAATCGGATCTGAAGCTGGAGATCGATCAGGACGTGCTCACGCTCTCCGGCGAGCGGAAGGCGGACGTCCCGGAGGGGTATGCGATCCACAAGCGGGAGCGCGCGCCCGTGAAATTCTCGCGCAGCGTGGCGCTGCCCTGCAAGGTCGACGCGGAGAAGGCGAGCGCGGCGCTGAAGGACGGCGTCCTCACGCTCACGTTGACCAAGGCGCCGGAGGCCCGGCCCCGGCAGATCGCCGTCAAGTCGGCGTCCTGA
- a CDS encoding Hsp20/alpha crystallin family protein has product MNAQTSRDERENHSESLEARRGVAPAVDVYENKTELLIIADLPGVGPDSIDVRLDKNELTISGKRASAPEGNPLAVEGRPGDFTRTFLVPQGIVADGITAEVAQGVLKVRLPKISAQRPRQIAVKAS; this is encoded by the coding sequence ATGAACGCGCAGACCAGCCGTGACGAGCGCGAGAACCATTCCGAGAGCCTGGAGGCGCGGCGCGGCGTGGCGCCCGCGGTCGACGTCTACGAGAACAAGACCGAGCTCCTGATCATCGCGGACCTGCCCGGCGTGGGCCCCGATAGCATCGATGTCCGCCTCGACAAGAACGAGCTCACGATCTCAGGCAAACGGGCGAGCGCGCCGGAGGGCAATCCGCTCGCCGTCGAGGGCCGGCCGGGTGATTTCACGCGGACCTTCCTGGTCCCGCAGGGCATCGTGGCCGACGGCATCACCGCCGAGGTCGCGCAGGGCGTGCTCAAGGTCCGCCTGCCCAAGATCTCCGCGCAGAGGCCCCGGCAAATCGCGGTGAAGGCGAGCTGA
- a CDS encoding WD40/YVTN/BNR-like repeat-containing protein → MRRLGALAIALVTALALASGTAQANGRFPSAGHVEVDPADPAHVVLRATYGLVVSTDAGERWSWVCEEAMSFAGIWDPPIGIAAGGALLVGLPDGLSVSTPDGCGFSRAGALEGRLVADLAVDKKNPARAVVLTSSPVGAGFDTRLFWTEDGGLSFTDAEAVFPDNLRGLTVDLTPDPAIVYVSGVLGGPLPRGVVLRSADGGKTHAITAVPGGDEAHAPYIGAADPSNPDKLYVRLDGAPGRLLHSADGATTWEELFVGEGALLGFSLSPDGSALVVGGEKDGIWRSPAPEWAFEQVSRLHTRCLRWADAGVYACTEEALDGFSVGLSVTAGSTFGVASRLADLCGPLPCPAGSATRTQCEPRWPLLRTTLNIVSCDGAGGAGPGDGGAPPGGDPGTEPSGDCACGLARGVGGGEVGALFVALAAIGFKAARRRGRQS, encoded by the coding sequence ATGAGGCGCCTCGGAGCCCTCGCGATCGCCCTCGTCACGGCCCTCGCCCTCGCGTCGGGGACGGCGCAGGCAAATGGCCGATTCCCTTCGGCCGGGCACGTCGAGGTCGATCCGGCGGATCCGGCGCACGTGGTCCTGCGGGCGACGTACGGGCTCGTCGTGAGCACGGACGCGGGCGAGCGCTGGTCGTGGGTCTGCGAGGAGGCCATGTCGTTCGCGGGGATCTGGGACCCGCCGATCGGCATTGCCGCGGGCGGCGCGCTCCTCGTGGGTTTGCCCGACGGGCTCTCGGTCTCGACGCCCGACGGCTGTGGCTTCTCGCGCGCAGGCGCCCTCGAAGGCCGGCTCGTCGCCGACCTCGCGGTGGACAAGAAAAACCCGGCCCGCGCGGTGGTGCTCACCTCCTCGCCCGTCGGCGCGGGCTTCGATACGCGGCTCTTCTGGACCGAGGACGGCGGCCTGTCGTTCACGGACGCCGAGGCCGTTTTCCCGGACAACCTGCGCGGGCTCACGGTGGATCTCACGCCGGATCCGGCGATCGTGTACGTGAGCGGCGTCCTCGGCGGGCCTTTGCCGAGGGGCGTCGTGTTGCGCTCGGCGGACGGCGGGAAGACGCACGCCATCACGGCCGTACCCGGCGGCGACGAGGCGCACGCGCCATACATCGGCGCGGCGGATCCTTCAAACCCGGACAAACTTTACGTGCGTCTCGACGGGGCACCGGGGCGGCTCCTGCATTCGGCGGACGGCGCGACCACGTGGGAGGAGCTCTTCGTCGGGGAGGGGGCCCTGCTCGGGTTTTCGCTCTCGCCCGATGGAAGCGCGCTCGTCGTGGGCGGCGAGAAGGACGGGATCTGGCGCTCGCCTGCGCCGGAATGGGCCTTCGAGCAGGTCTCTCGATTGCATACGCGGTGCCTGCGCTGGGCGGACGCGGGCGTGTATGCGTGCACCGAGGAGGCGCTCGACGGGTTCTCCGTAGGTTTGTCCGTGACCGCGGGCTCGACGTTCGGCGTGGCCTCGCGCCTCGCGGACCTCTGCGGCCCGCTCCCCTGCCCCGCGGGCAGCGCGACGCGTACACAATGCGAGCCGCGCTGGCCCCTCTTGCGGACGACGCTCAATATCGTCTCCTGCGACGGCGCGGGCGGCGCGGGCCCGGGGGACGGCGGCGCGCCGCCCGGGGGCGACCCGGGGACCGAGCCCTCGGGGGATTGTGCTTGTGGCCTCGCCCGAGGGGTCGGGGGCGGCGAGGTGGGCGCTCTTTTCGTGGCCCTGGCCGCCATCGGCTTCAAAGCGGCGCGCCGGAGAGGAAGGCAATCGTGA
- a CDS encoding YebC/PmpR family DNA-binding transcriptional regulator: MSGHSKWATIKRKKGALDAKRGKLFTKLIKEITVAARMGGGNVDGNPRLRKAVTDARSQAMPADTIKRAIQRGTGEIEGVNYEEIVYEGTGPGGTLFIVDVMTDNKNRTVAEVRKIFEKNNGVMSSSGSAAWAFDRKGLITLAKEAATEDQLMEIAVGAGADDYTDQGEEWQVTCSVELTDPVVKALEDAKIAVKSSGPAYVPKNKKQVEGRDAEVCLNLFDALDDHDDVQNVYADFDVSEDELARIAG; encoded by the coding sequence ATGAGCGGCCACTCCAAATGGGCCACGATCAAGCGGAAGAAGGGCGCGCTCGACGCGAAGCGTGGCAAGCTCTTCACGAAGTTGATCAAGGAGATCACCGTCGCGGCCCGCATGGGCGGGGGCAACGTCGACGGCAACCCGCGCCTGCGCAAGGCGGTCACGGACGCGCGCAGCCAGGCGATGCCCGCCGACACGATCAAGCGGGCGATCCAGCGCGGCACCGGCGAGATCGAGGGCGTCAACTACGAGGAGATCGTCTACGAGGGCACGGGCCCCGGCGGCACGCTCTTCATCGTCGACGTGATGACGGACAACAAGAACCGCACCGTCGCCGAGGTCCGCAAGATCTTCGAGAAGAACAACGGCGTCATGAGCTCGTCGGGCTCGGCGGCGTGGGCCTTCGATCGCAAGGGCCTCATCACGCTGGCGAAGGAAGCCGCGACCGAGGACCAGCTCATGGAGATCGCCGTGGGCGCGGGCGCCGACGACTACACCGACCAGGGCGAGGAGTGGCAGGTGACGTGCAGCGTCGAGCTCACGGATCCCGTCGTGAAGGCGCTCGAGGACGCGAAGATCGCGGTCAAGTCGAGCGGACCTGCGTACGTCCCCAAGAACAAGAAGCAGGTCGAGGGCCGTGACGCCGAGGTCTGCCTGAACCTCTTCGACGCGCTCGACGATCACGACGACGTGCAGAACGTCTACGCTGACTTCGACGTCTCCGAAGACGAGCTCGCTCGCATCGCGGGCTAG
- a CDS encoding zf-TFIIB domain-containing protein → MNCPKCRATMEIVLFEDVEVDRCTACKGLWFDSRENERLKSKRGSEIIDSGDPKTGRKNNTIPYVRCPRDGNPMVRMVDPAQPHLWYETCSTCGGAYFDAGEFRDYKNLTMLDFIRDLFAKPRA, encoded by the coding sequence GTGAACTGTCCCAAATGCCGAGCAACGATGGAGATCGTGTTGTTCGAGGACGTCGAGGTCGATCGTTGCACGGCCTGCAAGGGCCTCTGGTTCGACAGCCGCGAGAACGAGCGGCTCAAGTCGAAGCGGGGCTCGGAGATCATCGACTCGGGCGACCCGAAGACCGGGCGGAAGAACAACACGATCCCGTACGTGCGTTGCCCGCGCGACGGCAATCCGATGGTGCGCATGGTCGATCCGGCGCAGCCGCACCTCTGGTACGAGACCTGCTCGACCTGCGGCGGCGCCTATTTCGACGCGGGCGAGTTCCGGGATTACAAGAACCTCACGATGCTCGATTTCATCCGCGATCTGTTCGCGAAGCCGCGGGCCTGA
- a CDS encoding LBF_2804 family protein has product MVSASGTEPAARAETKTPILERLGVLYFRRLSATAPRVAAEDAITVLNAEERRQLSAVVRGAVIRASLAGAVSAALAAGAEVLAERLFGAEHQSAGAAARYWALVGGVTIASAVAEILFLYWDSLRAVHRLSRAAGLDPFATEASGDGAAVALALARAALELPNPTDRVFGVDPRREASKLKLAIASLLYKVKVSVTNFAVKVLVRRLAGRALVRTWLPFVAVPGTAAWNGFVCWIVLREAKIRVMGPSAARELVRAIFDQGVAPSPEGRLALVRAVASSIVRTEDLHPNLHAVLVEVVRRVPDPLPEGIDDSRVFLEALPRLPPEEQRMALQVLLSAAIIDGRFTTAEKRLLVEAQVACGRTPDVKPAERLRRAFVAGKGSLDELIRTLL; this is encoded by the coding sequence ATGGTCAGCGCGAGCGGGACGGAGCCGGCGGCCCGAGCAGAGACGAAAACGCCGATCCTCGAGCGGCTCGGCGTGCTGTATTTCCGCCGCCTCTCGGCCACGGCGCCGCGCGTCGCCGCCGAGGACGCCATCACCGTGCTCAACGCCGAGGAGCGGCGGCAGCTCTCGGCCGTGGTGCGCGGCGCCGTGATCCGCGCGAGCCTCGCGGGCGCCGTGAGCGCGGCGCTCGCGGCCGGCGCGGAGGTGCTCGCCGAGCGGCTCTTCGGCGCCGAGCACCAGAGCGCAGGCGCGGCGGCGCGATACTGGGCGCTCGTCGGCGGCGTGACGATCGCCTCGGCCGTGGCCGAGATCCTGTTTCTTTACTGGGATTCCTTGCGCGCCGTGCACCGGCTCTCCCGCGCCGCGGGGCTCGATCCCTTCGCGACCGAGGCGAGCGGGGACGGCGCGGCCGTGGCGCTCGCGCTCGCGCGCGCGGCGCTCGAATTGCCGAACCCGACGGACCGCGTGTTCGGGGTCGATCCGCGGCGCGAGGCGTCGAAGCTCAAATTGGCGATCGCGTCCTTGCTCTACAAGGTGAAGGTGAGCGTCACCAATTTCGCGGTGAAGGTGCTCGTCCGGCGCCTCGCGGGCCGCGCGCTCGTGCGCACGTGGTTGCCTTTCGTCGCGGTGCCCGGCACGGCGGCGTGGAATGGGTTCGTTTGCTGGATCGTGCTGCGGGAGGCGAAGATCCGCGTCATGGGGCCCTCGGCCGCGCGGGAGCTCGTGCGCGCGATCTTCGATCAGGGTGTAGCGCCCTCGCCCGAGGGGCGCCTCGCGCTCGTGCGCGCCGTGGCGAGCTCGATCGTGCGCACGGAGGACCTGCACCCGAACCTCCACGCGGTGCTCGTCGAGGTCGTGCGGCGCGTCCCCGATCCGCTGCCCGAGGGGATCGACGATTCGCGAGTTTTCCTCGAGGCCTTGCCGCGCCTCCCGCCCGAGGAGCAACGAATGGCGCTGCAGGTCCTGCTCTCGGCGGCGATCATCGACGGCCGGTTCACGACCGCCGAGAAGCGGCTGCTCGTCGAGGCCCAGGTCGCCTGCGGGAGGACACCGGACGTGAAGCCGGCGGAGCGGCTCCGGCGCGCGTTCGTGGCCGGCAAAGGCTCGCTCGACGAGCTGATTCGAACGCTCCTCTGA
- the thrS gene encoding threonine--tRNA ligase yields MPVIEEKPQDEKLFRIRHSLAHVMAQAVQTLYPGTKLGFGPAIDDGFYYDFILPKPVSDAELAAIEGKMREIIAAAQSFSHEDLPLDAALARIEGQMGEPFKAEYARELAAKKGHKEISFYANGGFVDMCEGPHVSNTKDIPADAFKLHSLAGAYWRGDERNAMMTRIYGYAFNTKAELDEYVAAVEQAKQRDHRKLGQELRIYAIRDEIGKGLPLWLPNGAAIRHEIEKLAHEMEFRAGYKKIATPHITKRGLFETSGHIPLYEDGMYPPMVLDEEGRGAGGPEESYYLKPMNCPHHHMVFASEKHSYRDLPLRYTEYGSVYRFERAGALQGLTRVRGMTMNDAHIYVTPEQLKEEFQAVMKLHERYYALFGLTNYFMRLSLWDPADPKRGSKYVDDPENWALSERLVTEALEEMGANYKVSPGEAAFYGPKVDFQFVTVTGREFTLSTNQLDFAVPPRFGLAYTDKDGKEKTPYCIHRAPMGTHERFIAFLIEHFGGAFPTWLAPVQVVVVPVSDKFLAYGKKIEALLREDLVRVELDTSSATMGKKIQEGATRKIPILLVVGGKEEAEQTVTVRRYGIKEQKAMPLASFVEMLAQEIKERRHVKSW; encoded by the coding sequence ATGCCCGTCATCGAAGAAAAACCCCAGGACGAGAAGCTGTTTCGCATCCGCCACTCGCTCGCTCACGTCATGGCGCAAGCGGTCCAGACGCTCTACCCGGGGACGAAGCTCGGGTTCGGCCCGGCGATCGACGACGGCTTCTACTACGACTTCATCCTGCCGAAGCCGGTGAGCGACGCGGAGCTCGCCGCCATCGAAGGGAAGATGCGCGAGATCATCGCGGCGGCGCAGAGCTTCTCGCACGAGGATCTCCCGCTCGACGCGGCCCTCGCGCGGATCGAGGGCCAGATGGGCGAGCCCTTCAAGGCCGAGTACGCGCGGGAGCTCGCGGCGAAGAAGGGCCACAAGGAGATCAGCTTCTACGCGAACGGCGGCTTCGTCGACATGTGCGAAGGTCCGCACGTCTCGAACACGAAGGACATCCCGGCCGACGCCTTCAAGCTGCACTCGCTCGCGGGCGCGTACTGGCGCGGCGACGAGCGCAACGCGATGATGACGCGCATCTACGGCTACGCCTTCAACACGAAGGCGGAGCTCGACGAGTACGTCGCGGCCGTGGAGCAGGCCAAGCAGCGTGATCACCGCAAGCTCGGCCAGGAGCTGCGCATCTACGCGATCCGCGACGAGATCGGCAAGGGCCTGCCGCTCTGGCTGCCGAACGGCGCGGCGATCCGGCACGAGATCGAGAAGCTCGCGCACGAGATGGAGTTCCGCGCGGGCTACAAGAAGATCGCCACGCCGCACATCACGAAGCGTGGCCTCTTCGAGACCTCGGGCCACATCCCGCTCTACGAGGACGGCATGTACCCGCCGATGGTCCTCGACGAGGAGGGGCGCGGCGCGGGCGGGCCGGAGGAGTCGTACTACCTCAAGCCGATGAACTGCCCGCACCACCACATGGTGTTCGCCTCGGAGAAGCACTCGTACCGCGATCTGCCGCTGCGCTACACCGAGTACGGCTCGGTCTACCGCTTCGAGCGCGCGGGCGCGCTCCAGGGCCTCACGCGCGTGCGTGGCATGACCATGAACGACGCGCACATCTACGTGACGCCGGAGCAGCTCAAGGAAGAGTTCCAGGCGGTCATGAAGCTCCACGAGCGCTACTACGCGCTGTTTGGACTGACGAACTACTTCATGCGCCTGTCGCTCTGGGATCCGGCGGATCCGAAGCGCGGCTCCAAGTACGTCGACGATCCGGAGAACTGGGCGCTCTCGGAGCGGCTCGTGACCGAGGCGCTCGAGGAGATGGGCGCGAACTACAAGGTCTCGCCCGGCGAGGCGGCGTTCTACGGGCCGAAGGTGGACTTCCAGTTCGTCACGGTGACGGGGCGCGAGTTCACGCTCTCCACGAACCAGCTCGATTTCGCGGTCCCGCCGCGCTTCGGCCTCGCCTACACGGACAAGGACGGCAAGGAGAAGACGCCGTACTGCATCCACCGCGCGCCGATGGGCACGCACGAGCGCTTCATCGCGTTCTTGATCGAGCACTTCGGCGGCGCGTTCCCGACGTGGCTCGCGCCCGTGCAGGTCGTGGTCGTGCCCGTGAGCGACAAGTTCCTCGCGTACGGCAAGAAGATCGAGGCGCTCCTGCGCGAGGACCTCGTGCGCGTGGAGCTCGACACGAGCTCGGCCACGATGGGCAAGAAGATCCAGGAGGGCGCGACGCGGAAGATCCCGATCCTGCTCGTCGTGGGCGGCAAGGAAGAGGCGGAGCAGACGGTGACCGTGCGCAGGTACGGCATCAAGGAGCAGAAGGCGATGCCGCTCGCGAGCTTCGTCGAGATGCTCGCGCAGGAGATCAAGGAGCGGCGCCACGTGAAGTCGTGGTAG
- a CDS encoding polyphosphate kinase 2 family protein, with translation MGVVTFDRNGEKVNLGAIGASPPGGVTRDEAARELESLGEELFALQDLLWGARTHSVLVVLQGRDAAGKDGAIKHVVGHLNPRGVHVTSFGVPTEEEREHDFLWRVHRHAPRKGEFAIFNRSHYEDVLVVRIHDLVPREIWGERFGHIRDFEELLSEHGTIVLKFFLHISKDEQKKRLLEREEDPRTAWKLNPGDWEEREKWGEYTDAYEDAISRTATKRAPWTIVPADAKWYRNLVIARELVQTLRPYKKIWQDKLDQVGKQRKAELDAYRARKS, from the coding sequence GTGGGCGTCGTGACGTTCGACAGGAACGGGGAGAAGGTGAATCTCGGCGCGATCGGCGCGTCACCGCCCGGCGGGGTGACGCGCGACGAGGCGGCGCGGGAGCTCGAGTCGCTCGGCGAGGAGCTCTTCGCGCTGCAGGATCTCCTGTGGGGCGCGCGCACGCATTCGGTGCTCGTCGTGCTGCAGGGGCGGGACGCGGCGGGCAAGGACGGCGCGATCAAGCACGTCGTGGGCCACTTGAATCCCCGCGGCGTGCACGTCACCTCGTTCGGCGTGCCCACCGAGGAGGAGCGCGAGCACGATTTCCTCTGGCGCGTCCACCGCCACGCGCCGCGGAAGGGCGAGTTCGCGATCTTCAACCGCTCCCATTACGAGGACGTTCTCGTCGTGCGTATCCACGACCTCGTCCCCCGCGAGATCTGGGGCGAGCGGTTCGGCCACATCCGCGACTTCGAGGAGCTGCTCTCGGAGCACGGCACCATCGTGCTGAAGTTTTTCCTGCACATCAGCAAAGACGAGCAGAAGAAGCGCCTCCTCGAGCGCGAGGAGGACCCGCGCACGGCGTGGAAGCTCAACCCGGGCGACTGGGAGGAGCGCGAGAAATGGGGCGAATACACCGATGCGTACGAGGACGCCATCTCGCGCACCGCGACGAAGCGCGCGCCGTGGACGATCGTGCCCGCGGACGCGAAATGGTACCGGAACCTCGTCATCGCCCGCGAGCTCGTGCAGACGCTCCGGCCCTACAAGAAGATCTGGCAGGACAAACTCGACCAGGTCGGCAAACAGCGGAAGGCCGAGCTCGACGCTTATCGAGCCCGCAAATCCTGA